In Bufo gargarizans isolate SCDJY-AF-19 chromosome 6, ASM1485885v1, whole genome shotgun sequence, a single genomic region encodes these proteins:
- the LOC122941375 gene encoding uncharacterized protein LOC122941375 produces MTESILNLTLEIIYLLTQENYTVVKRTSTCTEFLTPSSLSNVSESWSKTQFPIVVPSPHFQLPEKHKILEITNKIIELLTGEVPIRSQNVAVYLSMEEWEYLEEHRDLYKDVMMENHQLLTSQVGPSNTNYEKCSSHFLSPYCRKENPYVPLEHQLDRDESEDLINFKVEGIEEDVYVRHEHLFKEKEIIVDINPADDCTRQSEVYCLPLDYEVDIKDSSYHTSQEHFSTPHIPSVLHSGDPSSDPANHKETSPDQSQIVKKNYRT; encoded by the exons ATGACTGAGAGTATATTAAACCTCACCCTAGAGATAATCTACTTGCTAACTCAAGAG AATTATACAGTAGTGAAGAGGACCTCTACATGTACTGAATTCCTGACACCAAGCAGCCTTTCAAATGTGTCAGAATCATGGAGCAAGACCCAGTTCCCCATTGTGGTGCCATCGCCTCATTTTCAGCTACCGGAGAAACATAAGATACTAGAAATCACCAACAAGATCATTGAGCTACTGACAGGAGAG GTTCCTATAAGGAGTCAGAATGTCGCTGTCTAtctctccatggaggagtgggagtatttagaagaacacagggatctgtacaaggacgtcatgatggagaaTCACCAGCTCCTCACCTCACAGG TTGGACCCAGTAACACAAATTATGAGAAGTGTTCTAGTCATTTTTTATCACCGTATTGCCGAAAGGAAAATCCTTATGTCCCACTGGAGCATCAATTAGACAGAGATGAG agtgaggacctgatcaatTTTAAAGTTGAAGGTATAGAAGAAGATGTGTATGTGAGACATGAGCATCTGTTTAAGGAAAAGGAAATTATTGTAGATATCAACCCAG CAGATGACTGTACCAGACAATCAGAGGTATACTGTTTACCTCTAGATTACGAAGTAGACATTAAAGACTCCTCTTACCATACCTCTCAAGAACACTTCAGCACTCCACATATACCATCAGTCCTTCACAGCGGAGATCCATCTTCTGATCCAGCTAACCACAAGGAAACTTCACCTGATCAATCACagattgttaaaaaaaactacagaacATAA